The following are encoded together in the Mercenaria mercenaria strain notata unplaced genomic scaffold, MADL_Memer_1 contig_3613, whole genome shotgun sequence genome:
- the LOC128553233 gene encoding E3 ubiquitin-protein ligase rnf213-alpha-like: protein FTDLQSPTRQSDLPEVVVMTTGSEGHMFSAYMPFSWLMINQINEILKLPHPAAESHDLEDGDETVTKTESLVKVLSEHALGKVLGCVSQKDSVTEAVHEYIHDFVHTMYNAASLQEHQLVCRSVFYVTNQMANDTTESMLLHSLVNVHMAYQKLAPRLTYFRAMNSVWSECSATIIDLKTKNPDHFMFKEQEFTFSALCLLLENLSPKGTDLNNLRGRSHWLNRVHRYRPVVEKVISLHGEDPTLYGAHSIQSVRRAKGLWSRVMVVKLFLEHVCASEKEDKITIKHCMPLWALLGEETDLKDMKSLAGVEKFLKSCNKLAMKEYIGDEVKCSQCESVLEGPPIALPCKDVLCDQCYDGMKALGENSCAKCHQEFSDDWQPVRQIAKKNAIDKLQDYQRRCNTFFMDIVSQLCFADNNAPSKEVVEKLLSYIFFTTRSERQRTRDLSIFNTGIDPNPVFRSFLLQLLIRTSEDNVIENLERYLTQAGGLIKSNSPDQEQQYVELCLLVIQCLEDMFTQEATRTDVDETQYASEALHRATQNIAREGLSVEKLYGLASARMGLAVTARYVADIVMNDVDPRHVDRRVRKLIEAAQTLCEETDVNWTRIYLVKHICRCYGIDVYQTICHNPVPFLRWIGMKDANRDQVVEVSDRYIVCGNHYKRIREAITKVILGENVEHLLDIVQGLQTAGLRVEPMLQLAVHREITSSYLYPQQQRKLKTQVMDTLNEFVQDCEAVKNKGFMQKLIINQLVPRHLVTTEGEDLRLQGIQCLIVHFLSVMTYLKGDRTLLYPLQTLMSNPQICGNMFLPTMPQDDLEDIKEALLAARQNNGGENPVFYRCPNGHPYVIGNCGRPATVGNCRDCGAAIGGEGYQLRPGNILDQGRDNTLTGHILGRVQVRGQGPKPERTLTPAYTATIRLLLHMSMFIGVGSNLQGVHALIKPDIDNNGVEEFLWAHIQQDVDDIHRTLGRSVDDVLLLMHTTVDYIMRAHNEGDNVGGEASQLSSKRGRNQWEAGFSAKFLQASLKNIDNVLKTNNQLLVQDQRLGADPLLCLLYETDTNVERENPAALEEIPRVWRYRTPISLQHLRQEAEAKISQKQHKVLQLFLKEDHHLRALRYIPSVLRLHRALFQKYQRKLDKAEASQILIAHLKREEIAGGETMQLLQDFADAWELVRESLTLYLCPTELGGMIVSKEYCNKSITDKTPISILLPTTKEAGLCSYALLDFLMRKQNDFLDKYLKEAHRKSGSISSVNPKEVTLAHLISYDPQHDILPLVLANCQYSFEMGKGTKIEYDFAALERQLMDRFLFSKSRIDVGRVLMIDQMVYRTEFTNAEVFRKLADKIPQETLSAAVKTQICSEIRSLPDLCTSLDNLDITISFLKSTGGQPDKTLHEFMEKTLQMETTIHSQKAQQSCEFRHAQSLWLLLSLQKSKKMMDHNQHTESTFESLLREFHEELPDELLILYRGYMKKLSIDKLSQLVEVLHEYILLVVAVRQNPEDDDFTDTANNKLGEWLYGYVDNFDNPPLDMAVLTDFPKDILYKHSVHAWVSTYGMLREKQTGNYRRF from the exons TTGGTTTGCCGGTCAGTATTCTATGTAACCAATCAAATGGCAAATGACACAACAGAGAGCATGCTGCTACATAGCCTAGTGAATGTTCATATGGCCTACCAGAAACTTGCTCCCAGACTTACCTACTTTAGAGCCATGAACAGTGTATGGTCAGAATGTAGTGCCACTATCATAgacttaaaaacaaagaatccCGATCATTTCATGTTCAAGGAGCAGGAATTT ACGTTTTCGGCCTTGTGTCTTCTTCTTGAGAACCTTTCGCCAAAAGGCACTGATCTAAACAACCTACGTGGCCGGTCCCACTGGTTGAATAGAGTTCATCGTTACAGACCTGTTGTAGAGAAAGTGATAAGCTTACATGGGGAAGATCCAACACTCTATGGAGCTCATAGCATTCAGTCTGTGCGTAGGGCAAA gggatTGTGGAGTAGAGTTATGGTGGTGAAGTTGTTTCTGGAACATGTCTGTGCATCGGAGAAGGAAGACAAAATTACAATCAAACATTGTATGCCACTATGGGCA TTGCTAGGTGAAGAGACAGATTTGAAAGATATGAAGTCACTGGCAGGTGTAGAAAAATTCCTCAAAAGTTGTAATAAACTAGCAATGAAGGAGTATATAGG GGATGAAGTAAAATGCAGTCAGTGTGAGTCTGTTCTGGAAGGGCCACCAATTGCATTGCCCTGTAAAGATGTTTTGTGTGACCAGTGCTATGATGGTATGAAAGCACTGGGGGAGAATTCATGTGCAAAATGCCACCAGGAATTTTCAGATGACTGGCAACCAGTGCGCCAAATTgcgaaaaa AAATGCCATAGATAAACTACAAGACTATCAGAGAAGGTGCAACACATTCTTTATGGACATAGTCTCCCAGTTATGTTTTGCTGACAACAATGCACCATCGAAAGAGGTTGTGGAAAAATTACTTAGTTATATATTCTTCACCACAAGGAGTGAACGTCAGCGTACGAGGGATCTGTCAATATTTAACACAGGAATAGATCCCAACCCTGTGTTCAGATCTTTCCTTCTACAGCTTCTTATACGAACAAG TGAGGATAATGTTATAGAAAATCTGGAACGTTATTTAACTCAAGCAGGGGGCTTGATCAAAAGCAATTCACCTGATCAGGAGCAACAGTATGTTGAGCTGTGTTTGCTTGTCATCCAGTGTTTAGAG GACATGTTTACCCAAGAAGCAACTAGGACAGATGTGGATGAAACACAGTATGCATCTGAAGCCTTACATAGAGCTACTCAAAACATTGCAAGAGAAGGACTGTCTGTGGAGAAATTATATGGATTGGCTAGTGCTAGAATGGGCCTCGCTGTTACAGCCAGATATGTTGCTGATATAGTAATGAATGACGTTGATCCTAGACATGTTGATCGACGAGTGAGGAAACTTATAGAAGCAGCTCAAACACTATGTGAGGAGACAGATGTTAACTGGACAAG GATATATCTGGTGAAACACATCTGTAGATGCTATGGTATAGATGTGTATCAAACTATATGCCATAACCCAGTACCATTTCTTAGATGGATCGGTATGAAAGATGCAAATAGGGATCAG GTTGTGGAAGTTTCAGATAGGTATATTGTGTGTGGTAACCATTACAAAAGGATCAGGGAAGCAATAACAAAAGTGATACTGGGCGAAAATGTTGAGCACCTACTTGACATAGTTCAG GGGTTGCAAACAGCTGGATTACGAGTTGAACCCATGCTGCAACTTGCAGTACACAGAGAGATAACAAGTTCATATCTGTATCCACAGCAACAGAGAAAACTAAAAACGCAG GTCATGGATACATTGAATGAATTCGTTCAAGATTGTGAAGCAGTCAAAAATAAG GGTTTCATGCAAAAGCTGATTATAAACCAGCTGGTTCCTAGACATCTTGTGACTACAGAAGGTGAAGATTTACGCTTACAGGGAATACAGTGCCTTATTGTTCACTTTCTGTCTGTCATGACGTATTTGAAAGGAGACAGAACTCTGCTTTATCCCTTACAGACTCTGATGTCAAATCCTCAAATATGTGGT AACATGTTTTTACCAACAATGCCACAGGATGATTTAGAAGATATAAAAGAAGCTTTGTTAGCAGCACGTCAGAACAATGGAGGGGAAAATCCAGTCTTCTACC GTTGTCCAAATGGTCATCCATATGTGATTGGAAAT TGTGGTCGGCCAGCTACAGTTGGCAATTGCAGAGACTGTGGTGCAGCTATAGGGGGAGAGGGATATCAACTTCGCCCAGGAAATATTCTGGACCAAGG gCGAGACAACACATTGACTGGTCATATCCTTGGACGTGTACAGGTCAGAGGACAAGGTCCGAAACCAGAGAGAACATTGACTCCAGCTTATACTGCAACTATAAGACTTCTTCTACATATGTCAATGTTTATTGGTGTCGGCAGTAACCTACAG GGtgttcatgcactgataaaaCCTGACATTGATAATAACGGAGTAGAGGAATTTCTTTGGGCACATATACAACAAGATGTTGACGACATCCACAGGACCCTTGGTAGAAGTGTTGACGATGTTCTTCTTCTGATGCATACAACTGTGGACTACATCATGAGAGCACACAATGAAg GCGACAATGTAGGTGGCGAAGCTAGTCAGCTGTCATCAAAAAGAGGAAGAAATCAGTGGGAAGCTGGATTTTCTGCCAAGTTTCTGCAGGCGTCATTGAAG AATATTGACAATGTCTTGAAAACGAACAATCAGCTACTTGTTCAAGATCAGAGACTTG GTGCTGATCCTCTGCTTTGCTTATTGTACGAGACAGACACTAATGTAGAGAGGGAGAATCCAGCTGCTTTGGAGGAAATTCCTAGAGTATGGCGGTACAGAACGCCTATATCTCTACAACATCTCCGACAAGAGGCTGAGGCCAAAATATCACAAAAGCAACACAAAGTGTTGCAATTATTCCTGAAAGAG GATCACCATTTAAGAGCACTTCGATACATTCCAAGTGTCCTACGCCTTCATCGAGCCTTGTTCCAAAAATATCAAAGGAAATTAGACAAAGCGGAGGCTTCACAAATCTTAATTGCTCATCTGAAAAGAG AAGAAATAGCTGGCGGGGAAACGATGCAGTTGCTACAAGATTTTGCTGATGCCTGGGAGTTGGTCAGAGAATCGTTGACTCTGTACT TGTGTCCAACAGAACTAGGTGGTATGATAGTCTCTAAGGAGTACTGTAACAAAAGTATCACAGACAAAACACCAATATCTATACTGCTACCAACAACAAAAGAAGCAGGGCTCTGTTCTTATGCTTTATTAGACTTTCTGATgagaaaacaaaatgatttcttgGATAAATACTTGAAGGAAGCACACAG AAAATCTGGGAGTATATCAAGCGTGAATCCCAAGGAAGTGACTTTGGCTCACCTTATCAGCTACGACCCTCAGCACGATATTCTTCCATTAGTCCTAGCTAATTGCCAATATTCGTTCGAGATGGGCAAAGGGACGAAGATAGAGTATGATTTTGCTGCCTTAGAAAGACAATTGATGGATAGATTCTTGTTCTCCAAATCCAGGATCGATGTTGGCAGAGTGTTAATG ATTGATCAAATGGTATACCGAACAGAATTTACGAATGCGGAAGTGTTCAGGAAACTAGCCGACAAAATACCACAG GAAACTTTAAGTGCTGCAGTAAAGACCCAGATTTGCAGTGAGATTAGATCGCTTCCTGACCTTTGTACTTCACTAGACAATCTAGATATCACAATCAGCTTCCTCAAGTCTACAGGAGGCCAACCAGATAAAACTTTGCACGAGTTCATGGAGAAAACACTTCAAATGGAAACTACAATACATAGTCAAAAG GCCCAGCAGTCGTGTGAGTTCAGACATGCACAGTCGCTATGGTTACTGTTGTCGTTACAGAAATCCAAAAAGATGATGGACCACAATCAGCATACAGAG TCAACGTTCGAGAGCCTTTTGCGGGAGTTTCATGAGGAATTGCCAGATGAGTTACTGATCTTGTATAGGGGCTACATGAAGAAATTGTCAATCGACAAACTCAGCCAGTTGGTAGAAGTTCTTCACGAATATATCCTGTTAGTTGTGGCTGTTAGACAGAATCCGGAGGATGACGACTTTACTGATACAGCCAATAACAA ACTTGGTGAATGGCTGTATGGGTATGTGGACAATTTTGACAATCCACCACTAGATATGGCTGTGTTGACAGATTTTCCTAAGGACATTTTATACAAACATAGTGTTCATGCATGGGTTAGTACCTATGGAATGTTGAGAGAGAAACAGACGGGAAACTATCGTCGATTCTGA